A stretch of Miscanthus floridulus cultivar M001 chromosome 13, ASM1932011v1, whole genome shotgun sequence DNA encodes these proteins:
- the LOC136499941 gene encoding uncharacterized protein, whose translation MAAAAAAEEAGKGGRRGRGPRRGLDVGARPARPRGSGRARCGDGGRRGAETAAGAGSRRSAGGRWRAPACAGKGEGEAARAWAAGGGLRARQRWCFARLGRGRCEREGGGRKKGLGPIRNKGSTPFTLAPSSAP comes from the coding sequence ATGgctgccgcggccgcggccgaggAAGCAGGGAAGggcggccggcgcgggcgtgGGCCGCGCCGCGGGCTCGACGTGGGCGCGAGGCCGGCGCGGCCGCGAGGCTCGGGGCGGGCGCGGTGCGGAGACGGCGGCCGGCGCGGTGCGGAgacggcggccggcgcgggctCCAGGCGCAGCGCGGGCGGCCGGTGGCGGGCTCCGGCGTGCGCCGGcaagggcgagggcgaggccgCACGGGCTTGGGCGGCCGGTGGCGGGCTCCGGGCGCGGCAGCGGTGGTGCTTTGCTCGGCTCGGGCGAGGGAGATgcgagagagaggggggaggAAGAAAGAAAGGATTGGGACCCATACGTAATAAAGGCTCAACGCCATtcaccctggcgccgagctcggcgccatga